A genomic stretch from Clavelina lepadiformis chromosome 5, kaClaLepa1.1, whole genome shotgun sequence includes:
- the LOC143458744 gene encoding zinc finger MYM-type protein 1-like, producing the protein MASQLSGWDKAKKKRKEAANESSDGHRKAMLSFASRQREAGRVDYLAAKQVEEERCYWRQIVKRLIDVLIFLAKRGLAIRGADEIIGSPHNGNYLGIIELLAEYDTLLASHIRKYANCGKGHISYLSSTICEELVQLMGQKVQDTILKEAKKAKYFSVSIDSTPDVSHLDQLTIVIRYVLPLGPVERFLTFLPMMRHTATHMASILLNFLKENGLDVTNCRGQSYDNASNMSGRYNGVQAIVKRECKYAAFIPCCNHSLNLVGDQAVNSCAGCTRFFHFVNGLYVFLSESTYRWQKLKNRCTLTLKGLSGTRWCERADAVKALVEGWKSIQEVLDELAADKEQKADTRNQADGFSRRMDELETAVMATAWNDILCRLNSTSISLQDPTVSLNTATSLLASLVDTIQFARDRFDVYEQMAIEKVPHGEYKAEERRGRKRKRMPDEGAANEENLTPRETFKTHIYLVMIDRLLAELEKRMKAYEDISTTFGFLSELTSLSIKQIENKAQNLVSSYPDDLEDTLVAELIQFAAFMRTQKSVSVNESAELTMYKLLSSLNLSQTFPNVEIALRIYLCLMVSNASGERSFSKLGIVKGELRSSMREERLNMLALMSIEHEVLSSLDCTDMIEDFALAKARKTVV; encoded by the coding sequence ATGGCGTCTCAACTCAGTGGATGGGataaagcgaaaaagaaaaggaaagaAGCAGCAAATGAAAGCAGCGATGGTCATCGCAAGGCTATGTTGTCTTTTGCGAGCCGACAGAGGGAGGCCGGTCGTGTTGACTACCTAGCCGCTAAACAGGTCGAGGAAGAGCGGTGTTACTGGCGCCAGATTGTAAAGCGGCTCATCGACGTTCTGATATTCCTAGCTAAGCGTGGCCTTGCTATAAGGGGCGCGGATGAGATCATAGGTTCCCCTCATAATGGTAACTACCTTGGCATCATTGAGTTGTTGGCGGAGTACGATACTCTGCTGGCTAGCCATATTAGAAAATATGCGAACTGCGGGAAAGGTCACATTTCTTATTTGTCATCCACAATTTGCGAGGAGCTGGTGCAGCTCATGGGACAAAAGGTGCAGGACACCATCCTGAAAGAAGCCAAGAAGGCGAAGTATTTCTCTGTCTCGATTGACTCTACACCTGACGTATCACACCTCGACCAGCTAACGATTGTTATTCGATATGTTCTGCCGTTGGGTCCAGTTGAACGGTTCCTGACATTCTTGCCTATGATGAGACACACCGCTACGCACATGGCTAGCATACTTCTGAACTTTCTGAAGGAAAATGGCTTGGATGTTACTAACTGCAGAGGCCAGTCGTATGACAATGCGTCAAACATGTCAGGACGGTACAACGGTGTCCAGGCAATTGTGAAGCGAGAATGTAAATATGCTGCTTTTATTCCATGCTGCAACCACAGTTTAAACCTGGTAGGAGACCAGGCTGTTAATAGCTGCGCTGGCTGTACcaggttttttcattttgtcaatGGACTATACGTTTTCCTGTCTGAATCGACATATCGCTGGCAGAAACTGAAGAATCGCTGCACATTAACgctcaaaggtttgtctggaaCCCGATGGTGTGAACGTGCAGATGCTGTCAAAGCGCTAGTAGAAGGGTGGAAGAGCATTCAAGAAGTCCTGGATGAGCTTGCGGCAGATAAGGAGCAGAAGGCCGATACGAGAAACCAGGCCGACGGATTTTCGCGCAGGATGGACGAACTTGAGACAGCAGTTATGGCGACTGCCTGGAACGATATCCTATGCCGTCTCAACAGTACGAGCATTAGCCTCCAAGACCCTACAGTCAGTCTGAATACGGCAACTAGTTTATTGGCATCACTGGTCGACACGATTCAATTTGCACGGGACAGATTTGACGTGTATGAGCAGATGGCGATCGAAAAGGTTCCTCACGGCGAATACAAGGCTGAAGAACGTCGAGGCCGTAAGCGAAAGCGAATGCCTGATGAAGGAGCTGCAAACGAAGAAAACCTCACCCCTAGGGAAACATTCAAAACCCATATATATCTGGTCATGATCGACAGACTGTTAGCTGAACTGGAAAAGCGAATGAAGGCGTATGAGGATATATCTACAACATTCGGATTTCTTTCGGAGCTAACGTCATTGAGCATAAAGCAGATCGAGAATAAAGCTCAAAATCTCGTTTCCTCGTATCCAGATGACTTGGAAGACACGCTGGTGGCTGAGCTCATACAGTTTGCTGCATTTATGCGCACCCAGAAATCGGTGAGTGTGAACGAGTCAGCAGAGCTTACCATGTACAAGCTTTTGTCGTCGTTGAACCTTTCTCAAACATTTCCAAACGTCGAGATTGCTTTGCGCATCTATCTGTGCTTGATGGTGTCTAATGCCTCCGGCGAGCGGAGCTTCTCAAAACTGGGAATAGTCAAAGGAGAGCTGCGGTCCTCGATGAGGGAGGAAAGGCTAAACATGCTGGCGCTTATGAGCATTGAACATGAGGTGCTGAGCAGCCTTGACTGCACTGACATGATCGAAGATTTCGCGCTTGCTAAGGCTCGAAAAACAGTAGTATAA